In Mycobacterium sp. JS623, one genomic interval encodes:
- a CDS encoding endolytic transglycosylase MltG: protein MTDNPWGGRDRAEPVAVGPPRRRMSRSDRIREARGKRKRRFTSGFALALLIVVLVGAVFLGSKMWHSLFGGGNDFTGNGVNDVVIQVHDGDSTTAIGQTLKDHKVVANVNTFVEAANGNAAISAIQPGFYKVRTEIPASNAVARLADPQNRVGKLVIPEGRQLDDIQDVKTNAVTEGIFSLISRATCVNLDGDRRCVAVDDLKKAAGSAEPSVLSVPDWATNPVAALGNDHRRLEGLIAPGTWNIDPSESAQQILSTLVAASATQYAQGGLLDTAKAMNMSPYQILTVGSLMQRESKPDDFAKVARVIYNRLHENRTLEFDSTVNYPLDRIEVATTDADRAQHTLWNTYVRPGLPATPICSPGQPALSAAEQPAPGDWLYFVTVDMQGTTLFTRDYEQHLANIELAKRNGVLDSAR from the coding sequence ATGACTGACAACCCATGGGGCGGTCGCGATCGCGCAGAGCCCGTGGCGGTCGGACCGCCGCGACGCCGAATGAGCCGGTCGGACCGGATTCGGGAAGCGCGAGGTAAACGCAAACGGCGCTTTACCAGTGGCTTCGCGCTGGCCCTGCTGATCGTCGTCCTCGTCGGCGCGGTGTTCCTCGGCTCGAAGATGTGGCACTCGCTGTTCGGTGGAGGCAACGACTTCACCGGCAACGGCGTCAATGACGTGGTCATCCAGGTCCACGACGGCGACTCCACGACTGCGATCGGTCAGACGCTGAAAGACCACAAGGTGGTGGCCAACGTCAATACATTCGTCGAAGCCGCGAATGGTAACGCCGCCATCTCGGCCATCCAGCCCGGCTTCTACAAGGTGCGCACAGAGATACCGGCTTCCAATGCTGTTGCGCGACTTGCGGATCCGCAGAACCGAGTCGGCAAGCTGGTGATCCCCGAAGGCCGCCAACTCGACGACATTCAAGACGTGAAGACGAACGCCGTCACCGAAGGCATCTTCAGCCTGATCTCGCGGGCGACATGCGTGAACCTCGACGGCGACAGGCGCTGTGTCGCGGTGGACGATCTGAAGAAGGCCGCGGGAAGCGCTGAGCCGTCGGTGCTTTCGGTGCCAGACTGGGCTACCAATCCGGTCGCCGCACTGGGCAACGATCACCGCCGGCTGGAAGGGTTGATCGCCCCTGGCACCTGGAACATCGATCCTTCGGAGTCGGCACAACAAATCCTGTCGACGTTGGTCGCGGCCAGTGCGACGCAGTACGCGCAGGGCGGGCTGCTGGACACGGCGAAGGCGATGAACATGTCGCCGTATCAGATCCTGACCGTCGGCTCATTGATGCAGCGCGAATCCAAGCCGGATGACTTCGCGAAGGTTGCGCGGGTGATCTACAACCGGCTGCACGAGAACCGGACGCTGGAGTTCGACTCTACGGTGAACTATCCGCTGGACCGGATCGAAGTGGCCACCACCGACGCCGACCGCGCGCAGCACACGTTGTGGAATACGTATGTGCGGCCGGGCCTCCCGGCAACACCGATCTGCTCGCCGGGGCAGCCCGCGCTATCGGCGGCCGAACAGCCTGCGCCCGGGGACTGGCTGTACTTCGTCACGGTCGACATGCAGGGCACGACGCTGTTCACCCGCGACTACGAGCAGCATCTGGCGAACATCGAACTGGC